The Gossypium hirsutum isolate 1008001.06 chromosome D02, Gossypium_hirsutum_v2.1, whole genome shotgun sequence region gaagagtacaggGACCTATGGCATATTTTACCTTACACTAATCATAACTTTTCTGTATTAACTTCATACCCGAGCCACTTAAACAAAGATATCAAACACTTCATTAATGCAAATCAATAAACTTATAAGGTAATCGAAATAGGTAAAAAAACACTAAGATACCTTAGCACATCAGCAGTATGTCCAGATTGAAATTCTCCCCCGAAAACCGATGTTCTAAGGCCAGTAGTAATATCCCATAGAACACAGGTCTGATCACCGGAACTGGTAATAATGTGAATGTCTTCATCTGGAACATACTGACAACACGAGACGTAACCCTTATGTCCACTAAGTGTTTTTGATACAGGTAGGTTTCCATCCCTGTCAGTCGGAGAATTCAAGTTGAAAATGGAACACATACTATCGAGACCACCACAGGCAACTGATTGACCCGTGGGAGAAAAAGCACACGTCATAACCCACGCACAAGGCAGCTTTATGGCGTGAGTTTTCTGGCTAGTTAGAGCGTTCCACACAATTAATCGTCCATCCTGAGACGCGCTAACAATCCGGTTCCTTTCCGGAGTCCAATCCAAGGAGTAAACCTGCATATTTCCTTGGAAATTAAGTTCAAATACTCAACTTCATCTATAGCCATCAGTATAACAAGTGATCCGCAAACAAATTATCATTAACTTGAGTTTTTCCCTATCATCATGCAGAACTCAAAAACAATCCAAATGACTATTTGCTTCAATTTAGCAACTATTTAGCCCCATTTCAGTAAATAATTCATTTGTGAAACCCAAGACTCGAAAAAACGAAAAAAGAATTGAATGAAAGTGAAATCAGCCCAAAAATATCAAATCTTAAATGAAGCATTCTAAGTCAAATTTTACTCCAAATTCGAATCTTTATCCGAGCTTCTCTTGCCATTGGAGCATGCATCACTTAAACAAACGACAATTATTCCATCCACCGCCAGTATAGTAAAAAAACTCCACAAACGTTCTAAGATGATGCCAAGTGTCCTTAATAACAAATAGCATCACCCTAAACCCGCTTGTGAAGTTTTTTATACTCCACTCGCGGCGGCGTATATGATAATAATCCATAAACTAAACCACCATTTTTGTCTTCCAACAAAGCATTTCTACTTACAAAGCTATCAACATAGCAAAAAAAAAGTCCCTTTCTCCTAGAGAAAATACACATGCAACTGAAATCTgatacacatacatacatatataaacacGTCCCAAAgcaattcaatttcaaacaaagtAAGCAAATTTTCACCTTCtttaaccttaaaaaaaaaaacaataatcaattcaaaaaattgcaataaaaaagttttttttaaaattaccttGCCAGTGTGACCTTGCAAGGTCCTGCAACAAACCAGATCCGTAGGACCAAAAGTAACTGGACTCTTCCCTTGTGATCTTGCATATGTAGCAACTACACATGATGAtttacacacaaaaaaaaaaacccaaatagaTCTTAGAagctaaaaaaaaatcatttataattacccaacaaaattaaaaaactttgattttttttttaccatcAGTGTCGAGCAACTGTTGACGTCTTTGCTTTAATCGTTCTCTTAGATTATTCACTGTCTCCGTCGCCGCCGCGTGCTTCTCTTTCAGCTCTGCAACAgacattttttttttactttttttgggtcttttaaaatctttttaacttaaaaagaaaaagcattttttaaaattaaaaaagtaaactTCCTTGTTGCGAGATCGATCAAAGGTCAAGCCTTTTTTCTATGATCTCTCTGCTATGgattcataatttaaaaaaaaaacccaaaatttagaaGGAAAAAGAACCCAAAATAAAGGGAAGGGTTTTTTATGGTGAAGGTGATGATTGATGGTTTTGTAATATTCTGAAAGAgataaaataaaaaggggggtTTATGGCTGATCGGTAAAggttttgattgtgttttgacTGTCGCCGCCGGCCCCACTTACCCTTCCACGTGGATCTCTACTGCGGCATTTGTTTGGATTACTTTCATTATCAGTCCTCAAACTATGACTCAAATTCTAAATCGGTCTCAAGCTAGATGCTTTTGGAGGTTAAATGCAACTCAAATATGATGTAAAATGGTAAGAGTACCATGGAGGCCTATATACTAGAAGTTGGATTACATTTTGTTTATTCTACTTAAAATTTacatcaaagagcaaattgatctttctgttaaaaatttcatccatttttattgtttaaaattggTCCTTGTACACCATTATGAGGTACACGTGGCATATCATATGTTATTGTCGAGTTATTTCATCAACCAtgtcaatttttaacaaaaatgactaatttgatctttgatttaatatactaggactaatttgtccatttttttacTAGAATggataaaatgcaatctgactctaaTACAAAGACTTCCATGGCACTCTTAGCgatgtaaaatatattttaaatgtgtgtattaaattataaacacgTATATATTTACCACACAAATAGTTTAGATATGACATGTTAAAAAATAGAGGTCCTAATTTTTATAGAGATGATTTTCTTTTAGAGATAAAAAACATTTAGTCCCTGAATTTGGAAACTTTTCTCGTCTTAGCCTCTGCTTATCCACGTTTGTCTCAAAACTTGACAACTTTTCTTGATTTTATCCTTAAACTCGGTTTCTATTAAAGTGTAATAATATGTCACTTTAAGATTAGCTACATCATCACCTAAAGATCGTGCTGGTGATAACATGACACTCTACTTATAATATCCCATTATCACATATTAATGAAATCCAAATTCaataataagattaaaaaaattgttcAGATTTAAAACGaatgtgaaaaaagaaaaaggttcaagaattaaattaaatatttttttatcaagttcaaggactaaatatTGTATTAACACATCTTACTCAAGATTCTTATACAATAATAGATTATTCATCTACACTAATGTTTACAATTGATGGCTTTTATTCTCCTCTAGTTGATGCCTAAATTCATAGAATACTGATTTTCAactactattttttaaaatttaaggattaatttaaattttgggCAATAGTTTGGGGACTTTTAGTAGAATTAACTTTTTCCCAATCTTCCTCCAttaccatgttttttttttctctctcttataAACACTAGCAAAGCATATCTGGAAGGTAATTAATCAATCTTTGGTTCTCCTTATTTCTTTTATCTTAACCAATAATCGAGGGTCTGATCCTGAATATGAAGTAATTTTAAAATTCGTGGCTAGCATCTACCCCTTAATAAACTTACAGAATGCGAATGATTAATTACTAAACTCATTTcgataaatattttgaaaaatataaacctaaaaaagaaaaatggttctAACATTGAAGTCAACAACTAGAGGAGAATCTATCTTCAGTATAATggaatttactaaaaataacaagtaattaataatattaatagttggAATGGCTGCTAATCATATAATATAACTGAGGGAAAAGGTTGGGCAGCATAAGAATACGACAGGAGAGGAAGAGTTGACATTGTATttgtcaatttttcttttttttgttaataaatataataaatataatattcttgTAAGTAAGTTTTGAAATGGTCTAAACTAGATTTTATATAAATGAaaggtttttattattattatttagaatagttattttttaaaaaataccatttaatttttttaacaataaaaatatcatttttttgtgGTTCTCTTCCTTCCTTCTCATAGAATAATACTCATTGTATTTATAAGAAATGATTTTTTGATGGGACGTGGTAGGGGGATAATTATGTGTCATGCATGAAGACGCGTTATCCCTTTAAGGGACTCCTCGAAGAGGCATTCTTGCGGATGTACGAATAAAGAAATGACGAGTTGTAGCCATCTGGTGGACAAGAGGATGACGAGCTATTGGTATTAGGCAGATAAGGGGATGGCAAAGGCAAACTATTGGGGTTTCCCTAATCAAGTCACCATGTTTGAGTTTTTCTAATCGGGTTGTCATTTGGACCAAGTCACAAGACATGTAATGGtaacatatttaataaatataaaaagactacttctgtatatatatttattatattgatCCAAAGTCAAtactataaaaggaaaaaaaatggaacccaataaaaaaaattatagaattttatgaaattttttttaaattatccttTTCTTTGAATGAACCATATTGAGTCAATATGGTTAAAATCATGTCCATaagttaaaataagttaaaattttgcactttaatgaaaaatatgaaatgcattactttgattttttttatttttaaattaaggtagttaaaaaattaattttcaaaattaaatttattttaatattaaataaatctcCCTACtacaaatgattaaattaatttgaattttaaacatTAACGAGTTCattttaagaataattttttaatagttcataatgactttggttttttttttgtaacaatTTTATACAGATTTGAATTATATTTACGCATGCCAAGTAAACTAAAACTCAACCGGTTTTCTGTCTGGCTTCAATTTTAGATCCATTGGTATTTGTATTTTTATCTTACATAAGTTATTCCCCTTTTTCAAGTCTTTGTTTTGTAAGAAATTGAAGCCcaaacttaatttttttcatcTGAAGAAATTAACCTCCAAACGGTAAAAGTACATAAAACTTTTTATATTAGGAGTTTGATTGTATTGTGTCCCTTCtacaaaaaaaaagacaaattaatctctatatattaaatcaaagagcaaactaatcctcctataaaaatttaatttgtttctactgttaaaaacttatcattatacattaaaatttagaataaagTATACGTGACAGTTTAATTGTTCTGTAAGCCGCACCAATTTTTAATGatagaaatggataaaatttttaatagaaagtgCTAGT contains the following coding sequences:
- the LOC107908775 gene encoding guanine nucleotide-binding protein subunit beta-2, whose product is MSVAELKEKHAAATETVNNLRERLKQRRQQLLDTDVATYARSQGKSPVTFGPTDLVCCRTLQGHTGKVYSLDWTPERNRIVSASQDGRLIVWNALTSQKTHAIKLPCAWVMTCAFSPTGQSVACGGLDSMCSIFNLNSPTDRDGNLPVSKTLSGHKGYVSCCQYVPDEDIHIITSSGDQTCVLWDITTGLRTSVFGGEFQSGHTADVLSVSINGSNSRMFVSGSCDATARLWDTRVASRAVRTFHGHEGDVNTVKFFPDGNRFGTGSDDGTCRLFDIRTGHQLQVYYQQHGDNEVPHVTSIAFSISGRLLFAGYSNGDCYVWDTLLEKVVLNLGSVQNSHEGRINCLGLSADGSALCTGSSDTNLKIWAFGGHRKVI